A region of Bos javanicus breed banteng chromosome 17, ARS-OSU_banteng_1.0, whole genome shotgun sequence DNA encodes the following proteins:
- the SPRY1 gene encoding protein sprouty homolog 1, whose protein sequence is MDPQNQHGSGGSLVVIQQPALDNRQRLDYEREIQPAAILSLDQIKAIRGSNEYTEGPSVVKRPAPRTAPRQEKHERTHEIIPINVNNNYEHRPTSHLGHAGLSNNTRGPILSRSTSTGSAASSGSNSSASSEQGLLGRSPPTRPIPGHRSERAIRTQPKQLIVDDLKGSLKEDLTQHKFICEQCGKCKCGECTAPRTLPSCLACNRQCLCSAESMVEYGTCMCLVKGIFYHCSNDDEGDSYSDNPCSCSQSQCCSRYLCMGAMSLFLPCLLCYPPAKGCLKLCRGCYDWIHRPGCRCKNSNTVYCKLESCPSRGLGKPS, encoded by the coding sequence ATGGATCCCCAAAATCAGCATGGCAGTGGCGGTTCATTAGTTGTGATCCAGCAGCCTGCATTGGATAACCGTCAGAGGCTAGACTATGAGAGAGAGATTCAGCCTGCTGCTATTTTGTCCTTAGACCAGATCAAGGCCATCAGAGGCAGCAATGAATACACAGAAGGGCCATCCGTGGTGAAAAGACCTGCTCCTCGAACCGCACCAAGACAAGAAAAGCATGAGAGGACTCACGAAATCATACCGATTAATGTGAATAATAACTATGAGCATAGACCTACCAGCCACCTGGGACATGCAGGACTCTCAAATAACACCAGAGGCCCCATACTGAGCAGATCAACTAGCACTGGAAGCGCAGCCAGTTCTGGGAGCAACAGCAGTGCCTCTTCTGAGCAGGGGCTGTTAGGAAGGTCCCCGCCAACCAGACCCATCCCTGGTCACAGGTCTGAAAGGGCAATCCGGACCCAGCCCAAGCAACTGATTGTGGATGACTTAAAGGGCTCCTTGAAAGAGGACCTGACGCAGCACAAGTTCATTTGTGAACAGTGTGGGAAGTGCAAGTGTGGGGAATGCACAGCTCCCAGGACCCTGCCATCCTGCTTGGCCTGTAACCGGCAGTGCCTTTGCTCCGCTGAGAGCATGGTGGAGTATGGAACCTGCATGTGCTTGGTCAAGGGCATCTTCTACCACTGCTCCAATGACGATGAAGGGGATTCCTACTCGGATAATCCTTGCTCCTGTTCACAGTCACAGTGCTGCTCTAGGTACCTGTGTATGGGAGCCATGTCTCTGTTTTTACCTTGCTTACTTTGTTATCCTCCAGCCAAGGGATGCCTGAAGCTGTGCAGGGGGTGTTATGACTGGATCCATCGCCCAGGGTGCAGATGTAAGAACTCCAACACTGTCTATTGTAAGCTGGAGAGCTGCCCCTCCCGGGGTCTGGGTAAACCGTCATGA
- the LOC133229278 gene encoding nascent polypeptide-associated complex subunit alpha, muscle-specific form-like: MSATSDLKQSPLSSSDSPGSSPKYAHTLSADSSPPRKPRIEVEYLFGQSHHILRITVDFQAFWRMPPRMLTNQEKPSERSRIPKEPGRSEPGAQAAERCRHIAGSRGGAAPSAIRAETSYHYLRRADFPTFKVAVPSPAPRRAAALTTRIKWQLARAHTDSAQGLPSEPGVRSGTRARTRLSGGPRPRDPRVPKARPRAPAEQLRGPPRTSPPLQASPNAPFAWRGFPERTPRVPAPPLQATEDRGPRLAVPRGGERSLSGLPSSERPAGRLGRERGWPHSPFPRAVRAPTPLPRARTCRPARPARAPPAPAARGRPPQTHLGRSGGGRPSSATWPGSPCERLRALAASTAAGRTGRHGPSCGRSARGLCRWAGALPAAPFRLRGTILWRFGAARRKPLTARVRRAAQ; this comes from the exons atgtCAGCCACCTCGGATCTGAAGCAAAGCCCCCTTTCCAGCAGTGACAGCCCTGGATCTAGCCCCAAATACGCTCACACGCTCTCGGCAGACTCTTCTCCCCCAAGAAAGCCCCGAATCGAAGTCGAATACCTTTTCGGACAATCCCATCATATTCTAAGGATCACCGTGGATTTCCAAGCCTTTTGGCGTATGCCACCAAGGATGCTTACAAATCAGGAAAAGCCTTCGGA GAGAAGCCGGATTCCTAAAGAGCCGGGGCGCAGCGAGCCGGGGGCCCAGGCGGCGGAGCGGTGTCGCCACATCGCCGGTTCCCGCGGTGGAGCTGCGCCCTCTGCAATCCGCGCTGAGACGA gTTACCATTACCTCAGGAGGGCGGACTTCCCCACTTTTAAAGTGGCAGTGCCCTCTCCCGCCCCTCGCCGCGCCGCCGCGCTCACAACAAGAATAAAGTGGCAGCTCGCGCGGGCGCACACCGACTCGGCCCAGGGGCTCCCCAGCGAACCGGGGGTCCGCTCTGGCACTCGCGCGCGAACACGCCTTTCCGGAGGCCCCCGTCCGAGGGATCCTCGGGTCCCGAAAGCCCGCCCGCGGGCACCCGCCGAGCAGCTCCGCGGTCCTCCTCGGACCTCCCCCCCGCTCCAAGCCTCCCCGAATGCACCTTTCGCGTGGAGGGGTTTCCCCGAGAGGACTCCCCGGGTCCCCGCGCCGCCGCTGCAGGCGACTGAGGACCGGGGACCCCGCCTCGCCGTCCCGCGCGGAGGCGAAAGGTCGCTGTCCGGCTTACCCAGCTCTGAGCGACCCGCGGGCCGGCTGGGCCGCGAGAGGGGGTGGCCCCACTCTCCCTTCCCTCGCGCGGTCCGGGCCCCCACGCCGCTCCCCAGGGCCCGCACCTGCCGCCCGGCCCGCCCCGCCCGTGCACCTCCCGCCCCCGCAGCCCGAGGGCGGCCGCCCCAAACTCACCTAGGCCGAAGCGGGGGCGGGCGGCCAAGCAGTGCAACCTGGCCTGGGTCCCCGTGCGAGCGACTGCGTGCACTCGCCGCATCAACCGCGGCGGGGAGGACGGGGAGGCATGGCCCGAGCTGCGGCCGGTCGGCCCGCGGCCTCTGCCGCTGGGCAGGAGCGCTCCCCGCGGCCCCCTTCCGGCTGCGGGGGACAATCCTCTGGAGATTCGGCGCGGCCAGGCGCAAACCTCTCACAGCTCGCGTGCGCCGCGCAGCTCAGTAA